The proteins below come from a single Stutzerimonas stutzeri RCH2 genomic window:
- the frr gene encoding ribosome recycling factor, translating into MINEIKQDAQERMKKTLESLDHAFAKIRTGRAHPSILDSVMVSYYGSDTPLRQVANVIAEDSRTLALTVFDKSMIQAVEKAIMTSDLGLNPATAGTTIRVPMPALTEETRKGYTKQARAEAENARVAVRNIRRDAIAQLKDLVKEKEISEDDERRGQDDVQKLTDKYVAEIDKALEVKEGDLMAV; encoded by the coding sequence ATGATCAATGAGATCAAGCAAGACGCGCAGGAGCGCATGAAGAAAACCCTGGAATCGCTGGACCATGCGTTCGCCAAGATCCGTACCGGTCGCGCACATCCCAGCATCCTCGACAGCGTGATGGTGTCCTACTACGGTTCCGACACGCCGCTGCGCCAGGTCGCCAACGTGATCGCCGAGGACTCTCGGACGCTGGCGCTGACCGTGTTCGACAAGAGCATGATCCAGGCGGTAGAGAAAGCGATCATGACTTCGGATCTGGGTTTGAATCCGGCGACCGCTGGTACCACCATTCGCGTGCCGATGCCGGCACTGACCGAGGAAACCCGCAAGGGTTACACCAAGCAGGCGCGTGCAGAGGCCGAAAATGCGCGCGTCGCGGTGCGTAACATCCGTCGTGATGCAATCGCGCAGCTGAAGGACCTGGTCAAGGAAAAGGAAATCAGCGAGGACGATGAACGTCGTGGCCAGGATGACGTCCAGAAGCTAACCGATAAATATGTTGCCGAGATCGACAAGGCTCTTGAGGTCAAAGAAGGCGACCTGATGGCGGTGTAG
- the uppS gene encoding polyprenyl diphosphate synthase: MEKVRQIAGRNVPRHVAIIMDGNNRWAKRRLLPGVAGHKAGVDAVRAVIEVCADSGVEVLTLFAFSSENWQRPADEVGALMELFLSALRREARKLDENGIRLRIIGDRARFHPELQAAMLEVEEITAGNHRFVLQVAANYGGQWDILQAAQHLATEAQAGRLNPAEITPALFQSYLATGDMPLPDLCIRTGGERRISNFLLWQLAYAELYFSDLYWPDFKHVAMRKALADFSTRQRRFGKTGEQVESEVKVEC, from the coding sequence ATGGAAAAGGTCAGGCAGATCGCCGGGCGGAATGTACCCCGTCACGTGGCGATCATCATGGATGGCAACAACCGCTGGGCGAAGAGGCGTTTGCTGCCTGGCGTGGCCGGACACAAGGCCGGTGTCGACGCGGTTCGCGCGGTTATTGAGGTCTGTGCCGATTCCGGTGTCGAGGTGCTGACGCTGTTCGCGTTTTCCAGTGAGAACTGGCAGCGCCCAGCGGACGAAGTAGGTGCACTGATGGAGCTGTTTCTTTCGGCCCTCAGGCGCGAGGCGCGCAAGCTCGATGAAAACGGTATCCGGCTGCGCATCATCGGCGATCGTGCGCGCTTCCATCCGGAGCTCCAGGCGGCAATGTTGGAGGTCGAGGAGATCACTGCCGGCAACCATCGCTTCGTACTCCAGGTCGCGGCCAACTACGGCGGCCAATGGGACATTCTTCAAGCGGCTCAACACCTGGCTACCGAGGCGCAGGCCGGCCGGTTGAACCCTGCTGAAATAACACCGGCTCTCTTCCAGAGCTATCTGGCGACTGGCGATATGCCGCTACCTGATCTGTGCATTCGAACCGGCGGCGAGCGGCGTATCAGTAATTTCCTGCTTTGGCAGCTTGCCTATGCGGAGTTGTACTTTTCCGACCTCTACTGGCCGGATTTCAAGCATGTCGCGATGCGCAAGGCGCTCGCCGACTTCTCCACTCGCCAGCGCCGTTTTGGCAAGACTGGCGAGCAGGTTGAAAGCGAGGTCAAGGTCGAATGCTGA
- the ispC gene encoding 1-deoxy-D-xylulose-5-phosphate reductoisomerase, with protein MTRPLQITVLGATGSIGLSTLDVIARHPDRYRVFALTGFSRLAELRSLCIKHRPDYAVVGDEVQAATLQEQLRSDGVLTRVLSGEGGLSEVAAHPEADVVMAAIVGAAGLKPTLAAVQAGKRVLLANKEALVMSGALFMQALRDSKAVLLPIDSEHNAIFQCLPSNYAQGLAAVGVRRILLTASGGPFRDVAPQLLADVTPEQACAHPNWSMGRKISVDSASMMNKGLELIEACWLFDARPQQVEVVIHPQSVIHSMVDYVDGSVLAQLGNPDMRTPIAHALAWPERIDSGVSALDLLQVGRLDFQTPDDLRFPCLRLARQAAEISGTAPAMLNAANEVAVDAFLNRRIRFTEIASIIDDVLNREAAVPTACLEDVLAADRQARKGAETWLSRHGR; from the coding sequence GTGACTCGACCTTTGCAGATCACTGTGCTGGGTGCTACCGGATCGATTGGGCTGAGCACGCTGGACGTCATCGCACGTCACCCTGATCGCTATCGCGTTTTCGCGTTGACCGGCTTCAGCCGGCTCGCCGAGCTGCGCTCCCTCTGCATCAAGCATCGACCGGACTACGCAGTTGTAGGCGATGAGGTGCAGGCTGCGACGTTGCAGGAACAGCTGCGTTCCGATGGCGTTCTGACCCGGGTTTTGAGCGGCGAGGGCGGCTTGAGCGAGGTGGCTGCTCATCCAGAAGCAGATGTGGTCATGGCTGCTATCGTCGGCGCCGCCGGGCTCAAGCCGACGCTTGCGGCTGTTCAGGCCGGCAAGCGCGTTCTGCTGGCAAACAAGGAGGCGCTGGTAATGTCCGGCGCGCTGTTCATGCAGGCGCTGCGCGATAGCAAGGCAGTACTGCTGCCGATCGACAGCGAACACAACGCTATCTTTCAATGTCTGCCATCCAACTACGCTCAGGGGCTGGCGGCTGTTGGTGTTCGACGAATATTGCTGACCGCGTCCGGTGGCCCATTTCGTGATGTCGCACCGCAGCTCCTGGCGGACGTGACGCCTGAGCAGGCCTGTGCGCATCCCAACTGGTCGATGGGTCGCAAGATCTCGGTAGACTCGGCAAGCATGATGAACAAGGGGCTTGAGCTGATCGAGGCCTGCTGGTTGTTCGATGCGCGACCGCAACAGGTCGAGGTGGTGATTCATCCGCAAAGCGTCATCCACTCGATGGTGGATTACGTGGACGGTTCGGTCCTCGCGCAGCTTGGCAATCCCGACATGCGCACGCCGATTGCTCACGCATTGGCGTGGCCGGAGCGGATTGATTCCGGCGTATCGGCGCTCGATTTACTGCAGGTCGGTAGGTTGGACTTTCAAACGCCCGACGATCTGCGCTTCCCTTGTTTGCGACTCGCTCGGCAAGCAGCGGAAATTAGCGGCACGGCGCCAGCCATGCTCAATGCCGCGAACGAGGTGGCGGTCGATGCCTTTCTCAATCGACGCATTCGTTTCACCGAGATCGCGAGTATCATCGACGACGTATTGAATCGTGAGGCAGCGGTCCCGACCGCCTGCCTTGAAGATGTATTGGCGGCGGACAGGCAGGCGCGCAAAGGCGCCGAAACCTGGTTGAGCCGCCACGGGCGATAG
- the rpsB gene encoding 30S ribosomal protein S2: protein MSQVTMRDMLKAGVHFGHQTRYWNPKMDKYIFGARNKIHIINLEKTLPMFNDALRFVEKLAAGKNKILFVGTKRSAGKIVREEAARCNSPYVDHRWLGGMLTNYKTIRASIKRLRELEVQSQDGTFEKLTKKEALMRTRDLEKLERSLGGIKDMGGLPDAMFVVDVDHERIAISEANKLGIPVIGIVDTNSSPEGVDYIIPGNDDAIRAVQLYLGSMADAVLRGRQNGAGGADEFVEEVASEAAQG from the coding sequence ATGTCTCAAGTCACTATGCGCGATATGCTGAAGGCCGGTGTGCACTTCGGCCACCAGACCCGTTACTGGAACCCGAAAATGGATAAGTACATTTTCGGCGCGCGCAACAAGATCCATATCATCAACTTGGAAAAGACCCTGCCGATGTTCAACGACGCGCTGCGTTTCGTTGAAAAGCTGGCTGCAGGCAAGAACAAGATTCTGTTCGTTGGCACCAAGCGTTCCGCTGGCAAGATCGTTCGCGAAGAAGCTGCTCGCTGCAACTCGCCGTATGTCGATCACCGCTGGTTGGGCGGCATGCTGACCAACTACAAAACCATCCGCGCCTCCATCAAGCGTCTGCGTGAGCTGGAAGTTCAGTCCCAGGACGGTACTTTCGAGAAGCTGACCAAGAAAGAAGCCCTGATGCGCACCCGTGACCTCGAGAAGCTCGAGCGCAGCCTGGGTGGTATCAAGGATATGGGCGGCCTGCCAGATGCCATGTTCGTCGTTGACGTCGATCACGAGCGCATCGCCATCTCCGAAGCCAACAAGCTGGGTATCCCGGTCATCGGTATCGTCGATACCAACAGCAGCCCGGAAGGCGTTGACTACATCATTCCTGGTAATGATGACGCCATCCGTGCCGTGCAACTCTACCTCGGCTCCATGGCTGATGCTGTTCTGCGCGGTCGCCAGAACGGTGCCGGTGGCGCTGACGAGTTCGTCGAGGAAGTTGCTTCCGAGGCGGCTCAGGGCTAA
- the rseP gene encoding RIP metalloprotease RseP — MGALYMIIGTLVALGVLVTFHEFGHFWVARRCGVKVLRFSVGFGSPLVRWHDRHGTEFVIAAIPLGGYVKMLDEREGDVPAAMLDSAFNRKTVRQRFAIVSAGPLANFLLALVFFWLLAMLGSEQVRPVVGAVEPGSLAAQAGLAVDQEIVAVNGKPVSGWAEVNLQLVRRLGESGRLDLTVRDMGSTAERHLQVPLQNWLKGVEEPDPITSLGIRPWRPQIAPVIAQLDPEGPAQAAGIRLGDRLLSLNQRPLDDWQQVIDAVKVLPGEPVSLQVERDGQRLDVPLTLAARGEGEARRGYLGAGVDGGEWPAEMLREVRFGPLDAVAEGVRRTWTMSLLTLDSLKKMLFGELSVKNLSGPITIAKVAGASAQSGLGDFLNFLAYLSISLGVLNLLPIPVLDGGHLLFYLVEWVRGRPLSERVQGWGVQIGISLVVGVMLLALVNDLGRL; from the coding sequence ATGGGCGCGCTCTATATGATCATTGGCACCCTTGTTGCGCTTGGGGTGCTGGTGACATTCCACGAATTCGGTCATTTCTGGGTCGCACGCCGTTGCGGGGTCAAGGTGCTGCGATTCTCTGTCGGTTTCGGCAGTCCGCTCGTTCGCTGGCATGATCGGCACGGCACCGAGTTCGTCATCGCAGCCATACCGTTGGGTGGCTACGTCAAGATGCTCGACGAGCGGGAAGGTGACGTACCAGCGGCTATGCTCGATAGCGCCTTCAACCGCAAGACTGTACGCCAGCGCTTCGCCATCGTGTCGGCCGGTCCGCTGGCCAACTTTCTTCTCGCTCTGGTGTTCTTCTGGCTCCTGGCAATGCTTGGTAGCGAGCAGGTGCGTCCCGTTGTTGGCGCTGTTGAGCCCGGTAGTCTTGCAGCGCAGGCAGGCTTGGCCGTCGATCAGGAGATCGTTGCGGTCAACGGCAAGCCGGTCAGTGGCTGGGCCGAAGTCAATCTGCAGTTGGTTCGTCGCTTGGGCGAAAGCGGTCGGCTCGATCTGACGGTTCGCGACATGGGTAGCACTGCCGAGCGCCATCTGCAGGTTCCGCTGCAGAACTGGTTGAAAGGAGTTGAAGAACCGGATCCCATCACCTCGCTTGGTATCAGGCCTTGGCGCCCGCAAATCGCGCCGGTTATCGCCCAGTTGGATCCCGAGGGGCCAGCGCAAGCGGCGGGTATCCGTCTCGGTGACCGTTTGCTGAGCCTGAATCAGCGGCCGCTCGACGATTGGCAGCAGGTAATAGATGCGGTCAAGGTATTGCCCGGAGAGCCGGTTTCACTGCAGGTTGAGCGTGACGGTCAGCGCCTGGATGTGCCGCTGACGTTGGCGGCTCGCGGCGAGGGGGAAGCGCGACGCGGTTATCTTGGTGCAGGAGTTGACGGCGGAGAGTGGCCGGCAGAGATGCTGCGCGAAGTCAGGTTTGGCCCTCTCGATGCAGTGGCAGAGGGTGTCAGGCGCACCTGGACCATGAGCCTGCTGACCCTCGATTCGCTGAAGAAAATGCTCTTCGGTGAGCTCTCGGTAAAAAACTTGAGCGGCCCGATAACCATTGCTAAAGTGGCGGGCGCTTCTGCCCAGTCGGGGCTGGGGGATTTCCTCAATTTCCTGGCCTACCTGAGCATAAGCCTGGGGGTTCTCAATCTATTGCCTATCCCGGTGCTCGATGGCGGCCATCTGCTCTTCTATCTCGTCGAGTGGGTCCGCGGACGTCCTCTGTCGGAGCGGGTGCAGGGATGGGGGGTACAGATCGGTATCAGCCTCGTGGTAGGGGTGATGCTGCTAGCACTGGTCAATGATCTTGGCCGTCTGTAA
- the map gene encoding type I methionyl aminopeptidase, giving the protein MTVTIKTPEDIEKMRIAGRLAAEVLEMIGEHVKPGVTTEELDRLCHEHIVNVQQAIPAPLNYKGFPKSICTSINHVVCHGIPNDKPLKDGDILNIDITVIKDGYHGDTSKMFMVGKVPEWAERLCQVTQECLYKGIELVRPGARLGDIGEVIQKHAEKNGFSVVREYCGHGIGKVFHEEPQVLHYGRAGTGMELKEGMTFTIEPMINQGRSETRLLGDGWTAITKDRKLSAQWEHTILVTADGYEIFTLRSDDTIARTSA; this is encoded by the coding sequence ATGACAGTCACCATCAAGACGCCCGAAGATATCGAGAAGATGCGCATTGCCGGGCGTCTCGCCGCCGAGGTTCTCGAGATGATCGGCGAGCACGTCAAGCCAGGCGTCACCACCGAAGAGCTCGACCGCCTCTGCCACGAGCATATTGTCAATGTGCAGCAGGCCATTCCCGCGCCGCTGAATTACAAGGGCTTTCCCAAGTCGATCTGCACGTCGATCAACCATGTCGTCTGCCATGGCATCCCGAACGACAAGCCGCTGAAGGACGGTGACATCCTCAATATCGATATCACCGTTATCAAGGACGGCTATCACGGTGACACTAGCAAGATGTTCATGGTCGGCAAGGTGCCTGAGTGGGCTGAGCGCCTCTGCCAAGTCACTCAGGAATGCCTCTATAAAGGTATCGAGCTGGTTCGCCCCGGCGCCCGCCTTGGCGATATTGGCGAGGTGATCCAAAAGCACGCAGAGAAAAACGGTTTTTCCGTAGTCCGCGAGTATTGCGGTCACGGCATCGGCAAGGTCTTTCATGAAGAGCCACAGGTGCTGCACTACGGGCGAGCCGGCACCGGGATGGAGCTCAAGGAAGGGATGACCTTCACGATCGAGCCGATGATCAACCAGGGCCGCTCGGAGACCCGTTTGCTCGGCGATGGTTGGACCGCCATCACCAAGGACCGCAAGCTGTCGGCGCAATGGGAGCACACCATACTGGTCACCGCAGACGGCTACGAGATTTTCACCTTGCGCAGCGACGACACCATCGCCCGCACCTCTGCCTGA
- the tsf gene encoding translation elongation factor Ts, which translates to MAEITAALVKELRERTGQGMMECKKALVAAGGDIEKAIDDMRASGAIKAAKKSGNIAAEGSIAVRVEGGRGLIIEVNSQTDFLALQDDFKAFVKDSLDEAFEQKLTEVAPLVASRESAREALVAKCGENVNIRRLTAVEGEVVGAYLHGHRIGVLVTLKGGDAELAKDIAMHVAASNPAVLSPADVSEELVAKEKEIFLQLNADKIAGKPENIVENMVKGRINKFLAEASLVEQAFVKDPEIKVGELAKKAGAEIVSFVRYEVGEGIEKAEVDFAAEVAAQVAATKK; encoded by the coding sequence ATGGCAGAAATCACTGCAGCCTTGGTCAAAGAACTGCGCGAGCGTACCGGTCAGGGCATGATGGAGTGCAAGAAGGCTCTGGTTGCCGCCGGTGGCGACATCGAAAAAGCGATCGACGACATGCGTGCTTCCGGCGCCATCAAGGCTGCCAAGAAGTCGGGCAACATCGCTGCCGAAGGCTCGATCGCCGTTCGCGTCGAGGGTGGCCGTGGCCTGATCATCGAAGTCAACTCGCAGACTGACTTCCTGGCTCTGCAGGACGACTTCAAAGCATTCGTCAAGGATAGCCTGGACGAAGCATTCGAGCAGAAGCTGACCGAAGTGGCTCCGCTGGTCGCATCCCGTGAGTCCGCTCGCGAGGCGCTGGTCGCCAAGTGTGGTGAGAACGTCAATATTCGTCGCCTGACTGCAGTTGAGGGCGAAGTTGTTGGTGCTTACCTGCACGGCCACCGCATCGGCGTGCTGGTCACTCTGAAAGGTGGCGATGCCGAGCTGGCCAAAGATATCGCCATGCACGTAGCCGCCAGCAATCCGGCTGTTCTGAGCCCGGCTGACGTTTCCGAAGAGCTGGTTGCCAAGGAGAAGGAAATCTTCCTGCAGCTCAATGCCGACAAGATTGCCGGCAAGCCGGAAAACATCGTCGAGAACATGGTCAAGGGCCGCATCAACAAGTTTCTGGCCGAAGCCAGTCTGGTTGAGCAGGCTTTCGTCAAGGACCCGGAAATCAAGGTCGGTGAGCTGGCCAAGAAAGCCGGCGCCGAAATCGTATCCTTCGTTCGCTACGAAGTAGGCGAGGGTATCGAGAAGGCAGAGGTCGACTTCGCTGCCGAAGTGGCTGCTCAGGTAGCTGCGACCAAGAAGTAA
- the pyrH gene encoding UMP kinase → MAQQMSARNPRYKRILLKLSGEALMGSEDFGIDPKVLDRMALEVGQLVGIGVEVGLVIGGGNLFRGAALSAAGMDRVTGDHMGMLATVMNALAMRDALERSNIPALVMSAISMVGVTDHYDRRKAMRHLKTGEVVIFSAGTGNPFFTTDSAACLRAIEIQADVVLKATKVDGVYTADPFKDPNAEKFAELTYDEVLDRKLGVMDLTAICLCRDHNMPLRVFNMNKPGALLNIVLGGAEGTLIEESKE, encoded by the coding sequence ATGGCTCAGCAGATGAGTGCACGCAATCCTCGCTATAAACGCATTCTGCTCAAATTGAGCGGCGAGGCCTTGATGGGCTCCGAAGACTTCGGTATCGACCCGAAGGTCCTCGATCGCATGGCTCTGGAAGTCGGCCAGCTGGTGGGGATCGGGGTCGAAGTCGGTCTGGTTATCGGTGGTGGCAACCTGTTTCGTGGCGCGGCGCTTTCGGCGGCTGGCATGGATCGCGTGACTGGCGATCACATGGGGATGCTGGCCACGGTGATGAACGCGCTGGCCATGCGCGATGCGCTCGAGCGCTCGAATATCCCGGCACTGGTCATGTCTGCCATTTCCATGGTCGGAGTAACCGATCACTATGATCGCCGCAAAGCGATGCGCCATCTGAAGACTGGCGAAGTGGTGATCTTCTCGGCGGGTACGGGTAATCCGTTCTTCACCACCGACTCGGCGGCCTGCCTGCGTGCCATCGAGATCCAGGCGGATGTCGTGCTCAAGGCCACCAAGGTTGACGGTGTCTACACCGCAGATCCGTTCAAGGATCCCAATGCCGAGAAGTTTGCCGAGCTTACCTACGATGAAGTGCTTGATCGCAAGCTTGGCGTGATGGATCTGACGGCCATCTGCCTGTGTCGTGACCACAACATGCCGCTGCGGGTCTTCAACATGAACAAGCCTGGTGCCCTGCTCAACATTGTGCTTGGTGGCGCCGAAGGAACACTGATCGAGGAATCGAAAGAATGA
- a CDS encoding phosphatidate cytidylyltransferase: protein MLKQRIITAAILLPVAIIGFFFLHGLAFALFIGLVVALGAWEWARLAGFASQPARVGYAALVVALLVALYQLPGLTPWLLALAIFWWLAATYLVLTYPESSRLWGGPVGSLLIGLAILLPAWQALVVLKQWSLGNWLILAVMVLVWVADIGAYFSGKAFGKRKLAPQVSPGKSWEGLVGGLLTSLVVTLAVGVYRGWAPRELILALLGAAVVVLISVIGDLTESMFKRSSGIKDSSQLLPGHGGVMDRIDSLTAAVPVFAVLLWLAGWGAL from the coding sequence ATGCTGAAACAGCGGATCATCACGGCTGCCATCCTTCTCCCCGTCGCGATCATCGGGTTTTTCTTTCTGCATGGGCTTGCGTTTGCGCTGTTCATTGGCCTGGTCGTCGCGCTAGGTGCCTGGGAGTGGGCGCGGTTAGCCGGTTTCGCCAGCCAGCCGGCTCGCGTGGGGTATGCCGCCTTGGTCGTGGCGCTCCTGGTCGCGCTGTATCAGCTTCCCGGGCTGACGCCGTGGCTGTTGGCGCTGGCGATCTTCTGGTGGCTTGCTGCGACCTATCTGGTGCTGACGTATCCCGAGAGTAGTCGTTTATGGGGTGGTCCTGTTGGCAGCTTGCTGATCGGGCTGGCGATTCTGTTGCCGGCATGGCAAGCCTTGGTTGTGCTCAAGCAGTGGTCGCTCGGCAACTGGTTGATCCTGGCTGTGATGGTGCTGGTTTGGGTTGCCGATATTGGTGCGTATTTTTCTGGCAAGGCATTCGGAAAGCGCAAGCTTGCGCCGCAGGTAAGTCCAGGCAAGAGCTGGGAGGGGCTGGTAGGGGGGCTGCTGACCAGTCTTGTGGTTACGCTTGCTGTTGGGGTCTATCGTGGCTGGGCGCCGCGAGAACTGATTCTGGCTTTGTTAGGTGCTGCAGTGGTGGTCCTGATCTCGGTGATCGGTGACCTTACTGAAAGCATGTTCAAGCGCAGTTCAGGCATCAAGGACAGCAGTCAGCTACTGCCTGGGCATGGTGGTGTCATGGATCGTATAGACAGTCTGACTGCCGCCGTGCCCGTATTCGCGGTGCTGTTGTGGCTTGCCGGCTGGGGCGCGCTGTGA